In a genomic window of Vigna angularis cultivar LongXiaoDou No.4 chromosome 6, ASM1680809v1, whole genome shotgun sequence:
- the LOC108342987 gene encoding uncharacterized protein LOC108342987 isoform X1, with the protein MKKSSGGAGDKKRPRRSSAPDPASDVPPRKQAVKKDVFQVFAEKVRDNKELVSRWAVLQETRVEYFRGKDFVNFLKNNPELKDILESDRNLDTEEIANILLGKNLLVRCDRVVKTVRPGKKKLSTWPAHLEIFPEQVFSENDAFFAWTFAKRHPLWQTLLSFFWPVLTLAICLFPVYPHRCKLLILYSCAGILFLILSVLLIRGAIFGALYIILGKRIWFFPNILAEEATLGELFRFWPKKDEEEKPKWTTRIFYAGVAVLFILLLRHHAPDEAARARYHKRVSNIIDDVLEWSPTLALSGMMDKQQNVANATGSAETSKTGAEHAADGDDENSFMEQYNNTEEVIEDVDDDKQHD; encoded by the exons atgaagaagtcTTCGGGAGGCGCAGGTGACAAGAAGAGGCCCCGACGCTCCTCCGCACCAGATCCCGCCTCCGACGTCCCTCCTAGG AAACAAGCTGTCAAGAAAGATGTGTTCCAGGTGTTTGCTGAGAAAGTTAGAGACAACAAGGAATTGGTTTCGAGATGGGCTGTTCTACAGGAGACTCGTGTTGAGTATTTTAGAGGGAAGGATTTTGTGAACTTCTTGAAAAACAACCCGGAGCTCAAGGATATTCTAGAATCAGATAGGAATTTAGACACAGAGGAGATTGCCAACATTCTACTTGGGAAAAATCTTTTAGTGCGCTGTGATCGTGTTGTAAAAACTGTTCGTCCTGGGAAGAAAAAGTTGTCTACCTGGCCTGCACATTTGGAAATTTTCCCT GAACAAGTATTTTCTGAAAATGATGCTTTCTTTGCATGGACGTTTGCTAAACGCCATCCGCTTTGGCAGACACTCCTCTCATTTTTCTGGCCTGTGTTAACGTTGGCTATATGCTTATTCCCTGTGTACCCTCATCGCTGCAAGCTATTGATACTTTACTCATGTGCTGGGATCCTTTTCCTCATCCTCTCTGtacttttga TAAGAGGTGCAATATTTGGTGCTTTATATATCATTCTTGGAAAGCGAATCTGGTTTTTCCCTAACATCCTTGCCGAGGAAGCAACACTTGGGGAGTTGTTTAGATTCTGGCCTAAGAAAGATGAAGAGGAGAAGCCCAAGTGGACAACGAGGATTTTCTATGCTGGGGTAGCTGTGCTGTTCATATTATTGCTGAGGCATCATGCACCTGATGAAGCTGCCAGAGCAAG GTACCACAAGAGAGTATCTAACATCATTGACGATGTTCTTGAATGGTCCCCAACTTTAGCCTTGTCTGGGATGATGGATAAACAACAAAATGTGGCTAATGCCACGGGGTCTGCTGAAACTAGCAAAACTGGAGCAGAGCATGCAGctgatggtgatgatgaaaaTAGTTTCATGGAACAATATAATAATACCGAAGAAGTGATAGAGGATGTGGATGACGATAAACAGCATGATTAA
- the LOC108342987 gene encoding uncharacterized protein LOC108342987 isoform X2 yields MKKSSGGAGDKKRPRRSSAPDPASDVPPRKQAVKKDVFQVFAEKVRDNKELVSRWAVLQETRVEYFRGKDFVNFLKNNPELKDILESDRNLDTEEIANILLGKNLLVRCDRVVKTVRPGKKKLSTWPAHLEIFPTLLSFFWPVLTLAICLFPVYPHRCKLLILYSCAGILFLILSVLLIRGAIFGALYIILGKRIWFFPNILAEEATLGELFRFWPKKDEEEKPKWTTRIFYAGVAVLFILLLRHHAPDEAARARYHKRVSNIIDDVLEWSPTLALSGMMDKQQNVANATGSAETSKTGAEHAADGDDENSFMEQYNNTEEVIEDVDDDKQHD; encoded by the exons atgaagaagtcTTCGGGAGGCGCAGGTGACAAGAAGAGGCCCCGACGCTCCTCCGCACCAGATCCCGCCTCCGACGTCCCTCCTAGG AAACAAGCTGTCAAGAAAGATGTGTTCCAGGTGTTTGCTGAGAAAGTTAGAGACAACAAGGAATTGGTTTCGAGATGGGCTGTTCTACAGGAGACTCGTGTTGAGTATTTTAGAGGGAAGGATTTTGTGAACTTCTTGAAAAACAACCCGGAGCTCAAGGATATTCTAGAATCAGATAGGAATTTAGACACAGAGGAGATTGCCAACATTCTACTTGGGAAAAATCTTTTAGTGCGCTGTGATCGTGTTGTAAAAACTGTTCGTCCTGGGAAGAAAAAGTTGTCTACCTGGCCTGCACATTTGGAAATTTTCCCT ACACTCCTCTCATTTTTCTGGCCTGTGTTAACGTTGGCTATATGCTTATTCCCTGTGTACCCTCATCGCTGCAAGCTATTGATACTTTACTCATGTGCTGGGATCCTTTTCCTCATCCTCTCTGtacttttga TAAGAGGTGCAATATTTGGTGCTTTATATATCATTCTTGGAAAGCGAATCTGGTTTTTCCCTAACATCCTTGCCGAGGAAGCAACACTTGGGGAGTTGTTTAGATTCTGGCCTAAGAAAGATGAAGAGGAGAAGCCCAAGTGGACAACGAGGATTTTCTATGCTGGGGTAGCTGTGCTGTTCATATTATTGCTGAGGCATCATGCACCTGATGAAGCTGCCAGAGCAAG GTACCACAAGAGAGTATCTAACATCATTGACGATGTTCTTGAATGGTCCCCAACTTTAGCCTTGTCTGGGATGATGGATAAACAACAAAATGTGGCTAATGCCACGGGGTCTGCTGAAACTAGCAAAACTGGAGCAGAGCATGCAGctgatggtgatgatgaaaaTAGTTTCATGGAACAATATAATAATACCGAAGAAGTGATAGAGGATGTGGATGACGATAAACAGCATGATTAA
- the LOC108343117 gene encoding nuclear transcription factor Y subunit A-1, which yields MQSKSETANRLRSDPHSFQPGSVYSEPWWRGIGYNPLAQTMAGANASNSSSLECPNGDSESNEEGQSLSNSGMNEEDDDATKESQRTAPNEPGNYGQEQQGTQHTASSAPSMREECLTQTPQLELVGHSIACATNPYQDPYYGGMMAAYGHQQLGYPPFIGMPHARMPLPLEMAQEPVYVNAKQYQGILRRRQARAKAELERKLIKSRKPYLHESRHQHAMRRVRGTGGRFAKKSDAEGSNNSGKEKDNGADSVLSSQSISSSGSEPLHSDSAETWNSPNMQQDARAAKVQNRFEAPSFQNGSGSYNNHHGLQSSVYHSSSGERVEEGDRSGQN from the exons ATGCAGTCCAAGTCTGAAACTGCAAATCGACTGAGGTCAGATCCTCATTCCTTTCAACCTGGAAGTGTTTATTCCGAGCCTTGGTGGCGCGGTATTGGTTACAATCCCTTGGCCCAAACAATGGCTGGGGCAAATGCATCCAATTCGTCATCTCTTGAGTGCCCTAATGGTGATTCTGAGTCCAATGAAGAAGGCCAGTCTTTGTCCAATAGCGGGATgaatgaggaagatgatgatgccACTAAAGAATCGCAGCGTACTGCTCCTAACGAACCAG GAAATTATGGGCAAGAACAGCAAGGGACCCAGCATACTGCATCATCTGCACCATCCATGCGTGAAGAATGCCTTACTCAGACACCGCAGCTGGAACTTGTTGGTCATTCAATT GCATGTGCTACAAATCCTTATCAAGATCCGTATTATGGGGGCATGATGGCAGCTTATGGTCACCAGCAGTTG GGATATCCTCCTTTTATAGGAATGCCTCATGCCAGAATGCCTTTGCCCCTTGAGATGGCTCAAGAGCCTGTATATGTGAATGCCAAACAGTACCAAGGAATTCTGAGGCGAAGACAAGCCCGTGCTAAAGCAGAACTTGAAAGGAAGCTAATAAAATCTAGAAAG CCATATCTTCACGAGTCTCGGCACCAGCATGCTATGAGACGGGTGAGGGGTACCGGAGGACGATTTGCAAAGAAATCCGATGCTGAGGGTTCAAACAACTCAGGCAAGGAAAAGGATAATGGTGCTGACTCTGTCCTGTCATCACAATCAATTAGTTCATCTGGTTCTGAACCTTTGCATTCTGACTCTGCGGAAACCTGGAATTCTCCTAACATGCAACAAGATGCAAGAGCAGCAAAAGTACAGAACAGGTTCGAAGCACCTAGTTTCCAAAATGGCAGTGGCTCTTACAATAATCATCACGGTTTGCAATCTTCGGTGTATCATTCATCCTCAGGTGAAAGAGTGGAGGAAGGGGACCGTTCAGGTCAGAACTAA